Proteins encoded together in one Impatiens glandulifera chromosome 1, dImpGla2.1, whole genome shotgun sequence window:
- the LOC124918884 gene encoding kinesin-like protein KIN-14I, whose translation MTSDLSGMSQSRRISASSFGSSNGHETPSLNPSAFSNGGDDYDSDGSNFAPLTPTTLSMAIPTELASAIPLIDKFQVEGFLKAMQKQIHSSGKRMFFSKKSVGPQMREKFTFEDMLCFQKEPIPTSILKINSDLVSRATKLFLVILKYMGIDSSDRVAPPSLEERIDLVAKLYKHALRRSELRDELFAQISKQTRNNPERQTLVRAWELMYLCASCMPPSKDIGGYLSEYIHNVAHGVNTDYEVQVLATNTLNALKHSVKAGHRQTIPGREEIEALLTGRKLTTIVFFLDETFEEITYGMATTVADAVEELAGIIKMTAYSSFSLFECRKAVSGSKSPESGNEEYTGLDDNKYISDLLAEFKAAKDRNKGEILHYKLTFKKKLFRESDEAVVDPMFAQLCYVQLQHDYVLGNYPVGKEDAAQLSALQILVEIGYVLNPESCTEWAFLLERYLPRQIALTRAKREWELDILSRYRSMETLTKDEGRQQFLRILRMLPYGNSVFFSVRKIDDPIGLLPGRIILGINKRGVHFFRPVPKEYLHSAELRDIMQFGSSNTAVFFKMRVAGVLHIFQFETKQGEEICVALQTHINDVMLRRYSKTRPAATGTTNGDLSITYKASTANNNEKRVNDLSRSLEESEKKFDQLLEELSERDKQEAKVQEELEEFKNLLRSEKQNLAEVTQDRDRLRSLCEENESALHASLLEKRSMQQKLTKLEDSEIKRNGKTELTEPYNQKIQDELKTRTTALYVAEETTKRLVNEKRALEERIQKIEMKNADQKKIFESKFDQEHKALHLRVAELEKKLEQVTRDLSIARSNLLNKDAELQNNSKELEELRELKEDIDRKNEQTASILKMQGAQLAELESLYKEEQIIRKRYYNTIEDMKGKIRVYCRLRPPSQKEISENGGNVIKAQDEFTVEHLWRDDKIKQHMYDHVFDGNASQEDIFEDTKYLVQSAIDGYNVCIFAYGQTGSGKTFTIYGSDGNPGLTPRAISELFKVIKRDSKKFSYSLKVYMLELYQDTLVDLLLQKNAKQVKLEIKKDSKGMVSVENATVLPVSTIEELKSILERGSEQRHTTGTLMNDQSSRSHLIFSVVIESTNLQTQSVSRGKLSFVDLAGSERVKKSGSSGNQLKEAQSINKSLSALGDVIGALSSNSQHIPYRNHKLTMLMSDSLGGNAKTLMFVNISPAESNLEESYNSLTYASRVRSITNDPSKNVASKEVIRLKKMIAYWKEQAGKKGSDEDLEEIQEERPTKDKSDTRNSM comes from the exons ATGACATCTGATTTGTCAGGAATGTCCCAAAGTCGAAGAATCAGCGCATCTTCTTTTGGCTCTAGCAATGGTCATGAAACACCTTCACTCAACCCATCGGCTTTCTCAAATGGTGGTGATGATTATGATAGTGATGGTTCCAATTTTGCTCCACT CACTCCTACGACATTGTCGATGGCTATTCCGACAGAGCTTGCCAGTGCTATACCACTGATTGATAAGTTCCAG GTAGAGGGCTTTTTAAAGGCAAtgcaaaaacaaattcattctTCTGGAAAACGAATGTTTTTCTCTAAGAAATCTGTTGGTCCTCAAATGCGGGAAAAGTTCACATTTGAAGACATGTTATGTTTCCAGAAG GAACCCATACCAACttctattttgaaaattaacagTGATTTAGTTAGTCGTGCAACAAAATTGTTCCTGGTTATTCTGAAGTATATGGGAATTGACTCGTCTGATCGAGTAGCTCCACCGAGCTTAGAGGAACGCATTGATCTTGTTGCAAAGCTATATAAGCATGCTTTGAGGCGCTCTGAGCTTCGAGATGAACTTTTTGCTCAAATCTCTAAGCAAACAAGGAATAACCCAGAGAG GCAAACTCTGGTTAGGGCATGGGAGCTCATGTATTTGTGTGCATCCTGCATGCCACCTAGTAAGGATATTGGTGGATATTTATCAGAATATATTCATAATGTAGCACATGGTGTAAACACTGATTACGAAGTGCAAGTCCTTGCAACAAATACTCTGAATGCTCTGAAACATTCTGTAAAGGCTGGACATCGGCAGACAATACCTGGTCGTGAAGAAATTGAAGCTCTTTTGACTGGCAGAAAACTCACAACTATTGTTTTTTTCTTGGATGAAACTTTTGAAGAAATAACATATGGGATGGCAACAACTGTAGCTGATGCTGTTGAG GAGCTTGCAGGAATCATTAAAATGACAGCTTATTCTAGCTTCAGTCTATTTGAGTGCCGCAAAGCTGTTAGCGGTTCTAAATCTCCTGAATCTGGAAATG AGGAATACACTGGATTGGATGACAACAAGTACATCAGTGATCTGTTGGCAGAGTTCAAGGCAGCAAAGGATCGAAACAAAGGAGAAATTCTACATTACAAGCTGACTTTTAAAAAGAAACTGTTTAGGGAATCAGATGAAGCTGTAGTTGACCCAATGTTTGCTCAATTGTGCTATGTTCAA CTGCAACATGATTATGTATTGGGTAACTATCCCGTGGGTAAAGAAGATGCCGCTCAACTGTCCGCCTTGCAGATTTTGGTTGAAATTGGATATGTTCTTAACCCTGAATCATGCAC TGAATGGGCATTTCTACTGGAACGTTATCTGCCTCGGCAAATTGCATTAACTAGAGCCAAACGTGAATGGGAATTAGATATTCTTTCTCGTTATCGTTCTATG GAAACTCTAACCAAGGATGAAGGAAGACAACAATTCCTGCGAATACTTAGGATGCTTCCTTATGGAAATTCTGTTTTCTTTAGTGTACGCAAAATTGACGATCCCATTGGGCTTCTACCTGGGAGAATTATCTTGGGTATTAACAAACGAGGG GTCCACTTTTTCCGTCCAGTACCCAAAGAATATCTGCATTCTGCTGAATTAAGAGACATTATGCAATTTGGTAGCAGCAATACTgctgtattttttaaaatgagagTTGCTGGTGTCTTGCATATATTCCAGTTCGAAACTAAACAG GGCGAGGAAATTTGTGTTGCTCTTCAAACACATATAAATGATGTCATGTTACGGCGTTACTCTAAAACAAGGCCTGCTGCTACTGGAACGACAAATGGAGATCTTTCCATTACTTATAAAGCTTCAACTGCCAACAATAATGAGAAACGGGTGAACGATTTATCTAGATCTCTCGAAGAGTCAGAAAAGAAGTTTGATCag TTATTAGAAGAATTAAGTGAAAGAGACAAACAAGAAGCAAAGGTACAAGAAGAACTAGAAGAGTTcaaaaatcttttgagatcTGAGAAGCAAAACCTGGCTGAAGTCACTCAAGACCGAGATAGACTCAGAAGTTTGTGTGAAGAAAACGAATCTGCACTCCAT gcCTCATTATTGGAAAAAAGGAGCATGCAACAGAAACTGACAAAACTTGAGGATTCAGAAATAAAGAGAAATGGTAAAACAGAGTTAACAGAACCTTATAATCAG AAGATTCAAGATGAACTAAAAACACGAACTACAGCATTGTATGTTGCAGAAGAGACCACAAAGAGGTTGGTGAATGAAAAACGAGCACTTGAAGAAAGAAtccaaaaaattgaaatgaagaATGCTGATCAg AAAAAAATCTTTGAGAGCAAATTTGATCAAGAACACAAGGCTTTGCATCTTCGAGTGGCTGAACTTGAAAAGAAGTTGGAGCAAGTTACAAGGGATTTATCAATTGCTCGGTCAAATCTTCTTAACAAAGATGCAGAATTGCAAAATAATTCAAAGGAGCTTGAGGAACTCAGAGAACTAAAGGAG GACATTGACAGGAAGAATGAACAAACTGCCTCAATATTAAAGATGCAAGGGGCACAGTTAGCTGAGTTAGAGTCACTCTATAAGGAAGAACAAATAATAAGAAAACGATACTATAACACAATTGAAG ATATGAAAGGCAAAATTAGGGTGTATTGTCGATTAAGACCTCCCAGCCAAAAAGAAATTTCAGAGAACGGAGGAAATGTGATCAAAGCTCAAGATGAGTTCACAGTTGAACATCTATGGAGAGACGATAAGATAAAGCAACACATGTACGACCATGTCTTTGATGGTAATGCTTCCCAAGAAGATATATTTGAGGATACAAAG TATCTTGTACAGTCTGCTATAGATGGATACAATGTATGCATTTTTGCATATGGACAGACTGGTTCTGGAAAGACATTTACCATCTATGGATCTGATGGTAATCCGGGACTAACTCCAAGAGCCATTTCTGAACTCTTTAAAGTAATCAAACGTGATAGCAAAAAATTCTCCTACTCCTTAAAG GTGTACATGTTGGAGTTGTACCAAGATACGCTAGTTGATCTTTTATTGCAAAAAAATGCAAAGCAAGTGAAATTGGAAATAAAAAAAGACTCAAAG GGCATGGTATCTGTTGAAAACGCTACAGTTCTACCGGTTTCAACAATAGAAGAACTGAAAAGCATTCTCGAGAGAGGTTCTGAACAACGTCATACAACAGGGACATTAATGAATGATCAAAGTTCAAGATCCCATCTCATCTTCTCCGTTGTCATCGAGAGCACTAATCTTCAAACTCAGTCGGTTTCTAGAGGAAAG TTAAGTTTTGTGGATCTGGCTGGCTCCGAAAGAGTGAAGAAATCCGGTTCTTCTGGAAATCAACTTAAGGAAGCTCAAAGCATCAACAAGTCTCTTTCAGCACTTGGTGATGTTATTGGAGCTTTATCTTCTAACAGTCAACACATACCATATAGGAATCACAAATTAACCATGTTAATGAGTGATTCATTGGGCGGAAATGCAAAAACACTAATGTTCGTCAATATTTCTCCGGCTGAATCAAATTTGGAAGAATCATACAATTCTTTGAC GTATGCTTCGAGAGTCAGATCTATTACAAACGATCCAAGCAAAAACGTCGCATCAAAGGAAGTGATTCGTTTGAAAAAGATGATTGCATACTGGAAGGAACAAGCAGGTAAGAAAGGCTCCGATGAAGATTTGGAAGAGATTCAAGAAGAACGACCAACTAAAGACAAATCAGATACCCGCAATTCCATGTAA